One window of the Rhipicephalus sanguineus isolate Rsan-2018 chromosome 2, BIME_Rsan_1.4, whole genome shotgun sequence genome contains the following:
- the LOC119381602 gene encoding proton channel OtopLc: MDLLPEQIAALRNRKVELDECNNNSQNESHLLSRAVSALGDEALSIVTVPTKGGDVEKVHGFDGSNETVRCPSAGSVRSAKSSGVTWNESVVEHSVQSTSRYSKEEDVVRPRRFFSIVLSCIYGVFVFTMGSTFCVTDRVLDEFHAPEIFSIVIASVGMSWLALFHVDILRYKYSASRQVRSKVRPSQIGLYVHSAASVFSTYARKTPAPELWFLSGRHSGSFYLKGGMVVFCFCHLVNEGLLLQRSIQALLWHGCNTKDVLNIVFHVQRPTYSFYQLFMAFKYSNIVINHSTGFVRFGLMHMIGTCLYFWFSSIVQEYRHNTHYGDDSGYLAVMNETVYTYHGNGSSLNGGPMLNTIAITPYLHPFTIEYNIILAGVWFIVWQNVGTEPSHHFARRESMFAESSTDQQHDASYHSNLVVSADCHAANKGLFAGIFLLLTAIVSLVIGQVAFSGPHFDGVESIIFLVQDTVLIVVSLLAVVWGYVKISKLDCNVHPITLLDDVLLYVPLPFYFVYYIMSVTADVWYWNFTSVVSHLLTVAQVVVQTIFLSDGLRRCSNSRRHRFTKPGREMVTFLIICNVTIWVTNTFNMEKHHLNQNVRLCFGDDAWVMVKHATFPLMLFYRFHASVCLADIWKSAYESGD, translated from the exons CAAATAGCGGCGCTTAGGAACCGAAAAGTCGAGTTGGACGAATGCAACAACAACTCTCAGAACGAGAGCCACCTCCTGTCGAGGGCAGTGAGCGCTCTCGGAGACGAGGCGCTCAGCATCGTGACGGTGCCGACGAAAGGCGGCGACGTGGAGAAAGTCCACGGCTTCGACGGCAGCAACGAGACGGTGCGGTGCCCATCGGCGGGCAGCGTCCGAAGCGCAAAGTCCTCCGGTGTCACGTGGAACGAGAGCGTGGTCGAGCACTCTGTACAGAGCACGTCTAGGTACTCCAAGGAAGAGGACGTCGTGAGGCCGAG GAGGTTCTTCAGCATTGTGCTTAGTTGCATATACGGGGTGTTCGTATTCACCATGGGTTCTACATTCTGCGTTACCGACCGTGTTTTGGACGAATTTCACGCACCCGAG ATCTTCAGCATCGTGATCGCGTCTGTTGGCATGAGCTGGCTGGCGTTGTTCCACGTAGACATCCTGAGATACAAGTATTCGGCCAGCCGGCAGGTGCGCTCCAAAGTGCGTCCCTCGCAGATCGGCCTCTACGTGCACAGCGCCGCTAGCGTGTTCAGTACGTACGCCCGCAAGACTCCCGCGCCAGAGCTGTGGTTCCTGAGCGGACGGCACAGCGGCAGCTTTTACCTCAAAGGTGGCATGGTCG TATTCTGCTTTTGCCACTTGGTGAACGAAGGCCTCTTGCTACAGCGTAGCATTCAAGCTCTGCTGTGGCACGGATGCAACACGAAGGACGTGCTCAACATAGTTTTTCACGTGCAAAGGCCGACATACTCCTTTTACCAGCTGTTCATGGCGTTCAAGTACTCAAAC ATTGTGATAAATCATTCAACTGGCTTCGTTAGGTTCGGGCTTATGCACATGATTGGCACTTGCCTGTACTTCTGGTTCAGCAGCATCGTGCAAGAGTATCGGCATAACACCCATTACGGCGATGACAGCGGATACTTGG CGGTGATGAACGAGACAGTGTACACGTACCACGGCAACGGTTCGAGCCTCAACGGAGGTCCCATGTTAAACACTATCGCCATCACGCCATACCTGCACCCGTTCACGATCGAGTACAACATCATCCTCGCGGGCGTCTGGTTCATCGTGTGGCAGAACGTGGGCACCGAACCGAGCCACCACTTCGCGCGGCGGGAGTCGATGTTCGCGGAGTCGAGCACCGATCAGCAGCACGACGCCAGCTACCATAGCAACCTGGTCGTAAGCGCCGACTGTCACGCCGCCAACAAGGGCCTCTTCGCCGGCATATTCCTCCTGCTCACGGCCATCGTGTCTCTCGTCATCGGACAGGTGGCGTTCAGCGGTCCCCATTTCGACGGCGTCGAGAGCATCATCTTCCTCGTCCAGGACACTGTCCTTATCGTCGTGTCCCTCCTGGCCGTCGTCTGGGGCTACGTCAAAATCTCCAAGCTGGACTGCAACGTCCACCCTATCACGCTCCTCGATGACGTATTGCTGTACGTGCCGCTGCCTTTCTACTTCGTGTATTACATCATGTCCGTTACCGCGGACGTCTGGTACTGGAACTTCACAAGCGTCGTCAGTCACCTGCTGACCGTCGCCCAGGTGGTGGTGCAGACGATCTTCCTAAGCGACGGCCTCCGTCGATGCAGCAACTCGAGGCGACACCGGTTCACCAAGCCGGGAAGGGAGATGGTCACCTTCCTCATCATCTGCAACGTCACCATCTGGGTGACGAACACGTTCAACATGGAGAAGCACCATTTGAACCAGAACGTCCGCCTCTGCTTCGGCGACGACGCCTGGGTCATGGTCAAACACGCCACGTTCCCGCTGATGCTCTTCTACCGTTTCCACGCTTCCGTGTGCCTCGCCGACATCTGGAAGTCTGCTTACGAGAGTGGAGATTGA